A stretch of the Neofelis nebulosa isolate mNeoNeb1 chromosome 1, mNeoNeb1.pri, whole genome shotgun sequence genome encodes the following:
- the TSLP gene encoding thymic stromal lymphopoietin, which translates to MEEKPEAAPTLQSIPLSKHMSFFSCHRRKKVLVENGQKKYSRVYSMSEHRGGIEFPSLLPDALLFVLSVFFRKIFILQLVGLVLTYNFTDCDFEKIRKKYQEVIYQALNKYMNGVKSTEFNNYIYCEDPPDCLAKIDLITFYPTHGCTTLAKEIFAIRTNATLTLQCPGYSGTQINNTQAKKKRKKRQVTTNKCRKQVSHLMELWRRFSRIS; encoded by the exons ATGGAAGAGAAGCCTGAAGCTGCACCCACCCTCCAAAGCATCCCATTAAGTAAGCACATGAGTTTCTTTAGTTGCCACAGACGAAAGAAAGTACTAGTTGAAAACGGCCAAAAGAAATACTCAAGAGTGTACAGCATGAGTGAGCATCG GGGTGGAATTGAGTTTCCAAGTCTATTGCCTGATGCCTTATTATTTGTTCTGTCAGTTTTTTTCAGGAAGATCTTCATCTTACAACTGGTAGGGCTGGTGCTAACCTACAATTTCACTGACTGTGACTTTGAGAAGATTAGAAAGAAGTATCAGGAAGTCATTTATCAAGCcctgaataaatacatgaatggg gtCAAGAGCACCGAATTCAACAACTACATCTACTGTGAAGACCCG CCAGATTGCCTCGCTAAAATCGACCTCATTACCTTCTATCCCACCCACGGCTGCACGACACTGGCCAAGGAAATCTTTGCGATAAGAACTAACGCTACGCTCACTCTCCAGTGCCCAGGCTACTCAGGAACGCAG ATAAATAATACccaggcaaagaagaaaagaaagaaaagacaagttaCAACAAATAAATGCCGGAAACAAGTCTCACACTTAATGGAATTGTGGCGTCGATTCAGTCGCATTTCATAG